Part of the Opisthocomus hoazin isolate bOpiHoa1 chromosome 5, bOpiHoa1.hap1, whole genome shotgun sequence genome, ccgcggcaggTTCGTGGGGGTGTTTCCCCCCTGCACTCGGTCCTCCAATCAGCATGAATGTGAACTCTTCATTTATTTACTGCCCGTAGACTGTGAAGCTTTGTCTGTCAGGGGCTGCTCCCGTCTCCGTAGGAATGACTTTGCGACTCTTTCTGTGCGAAGCACTGATGGACAGAGTGTGTGTCCTGGTTTTTTATTACACAGCGTGGTGTGTCCTGTCCTGAGAACTCAAGTCaaataaaatgcagatttttttcttctgctaaattTTTCCTGGATCTCCTAGCTTTGAAGACACTCGGCAGAGCTTTGACAAAGCCCACTGTCGTAGTCTTCCTGGAGCTGAATTTACTGATGTTTGCATCCAGTGCTCTTGTCGTGATGGTCTTTCACAGATATACCACAGTTATTAAAATGTGCATTTGAATATACATCAGGTGAGGTATCCGGCGAGGGCAGTGCCCAGGCGTGCGTCAGGCATGATGGGAACCGCTTTTACGTGGAGGAATGAGACAAGGATGGGGAAAGGTTTGTCCAAGGCAGCGATGGCAGCTGGGATGGGTGTCCCAGCCCTGAACCACCAGCGAGGGTctggcagccccagcacagccactGGGAAGCAAAGCTCCTTGGTGACATAACCTGTTCTCTCCCTCGGTGCCGATTTGAGGGCACGATGTTGCTGGCCGGGAGCCGGGTGATTCAGCCAACGCGCCCCACGTCCAAGCGCCGGGTTTTGTGATGGGGCTGGGGTTTGCAGGCAGCCGTGTGGCTTCTGAAAGCAGTGAAGGGCAATAGGGAAATACAGGGGATGGCTGCGAGGTCACCTGGCAGAGTTTTGGGATCATCAGCCACGGAGTGGGGGAAAGAGCAAAAGGAACGGACACCAAAGCTCAGGCTGGGATGCACCTTGCAGTGGGGGAAATCTGGTTGCAGGAGAAATGAGTGACTTCTGATCATGCAGAAGAGAAAAGCACCACAAAAAATTCCAGGCTTGTGCGTGGGCTAAGAACAAGCGCTGGGGGAAACGACCCATATCTTCACAAGACCCGGCTTCGTAGGAAGGGGAAAACGGAGCCGGTTTCAGGAAGCCTGGGCCCCCGCCAAGCCCCGAGCCGATTTTTGTCAGCAGGGTTGCAAGTTTAACGAGCGCCGTCAGCAGGGAACGGAGATGGGCGAAAACCACCCCGACCCCGGGGCCTCCCACCCGCGCCGCCCCACTTCTCCTATTTTCCGGCTCAAATAGGGGGATGCTGCCGGGGCCGGGGATGGGGCCGGCATGGCTGCGTGGGTggccctgctgctggggctgctgctggcgacCCACAGCCCCGGGGATGCAGGTGAGGCTCCCCGTGCCCCCACGCGTGGGGCTGGAGGATGCTAGGGGGGAGGCGATGTTTGCGGAGGCGGCATCCTGCTGCCGTCTCTGGGAATCAAATTCCTCTGAGGCTCTTCTGCAACCAGGTGCGGTGATTCCGGCGGGATGTGGAGGGAGATGCATGGCCCAGAAAGGGTTTTGGGGGTGGTAGCAGGTATTTCGGGCGATGCGTGAGCCGCGGCTGTGTGCCCCTCCAGCTCTCCTGGAAGCCAACGGCAACCTGAGCTGCCGCTGCGCCAAGACGACCAGGGTCTTCATCTCCCCGCGGAAATACAGCAGCGTCGAGGTGCGGCCGGTGGGGAGCAGCTGCCGGCGCCTTGAGGTGGTGTAAGTGGCTCCTGGAGGGGTACaagccctctgctcctgccctgccctccctgaaTTATTTTAGTTTCGCTCTCTTTTTCATTATGTGAAGCACAGGGGGGCTTGGCTGCTTGAGCCCCCCCACTAGAGGAAGGGGAAGCGACGGTGCTGAAACCCTGTTTGTTTTCTAGGATTAAGCTAAGAAGCCTGGAGAGGGTTTGCGTGGATCCTGATGCCCCTTGGGTGAAGAAACTCCTGCAGGACCTCCCTAACCTGTAAGCCCCCCTCCACCCCGAGCGAAAGGGGCTCCCAGTGGGACACGGGGCATCTCGTGGCGATCAGTCTTCACATGTTTCTCCTGCCTTCTGCTTTtggcaggaggaagaaagaggcTCCCCGCTGAGGAAGCTGCCACCAGCGGGACGGCCAGCTGTGCCCGGCCCAAAACTGGATCCCCCTCACCCTGCTGTCGCCTTGCCCTGGCGCGGAGGGGAGCATGCTGCTGCATGATGCCCTGAGCtcctttttcctttgtgttttatgCATTTAAACCCTTCAAAATGCCAGTCCCCACTTTCCCACCCTCCCACACCATGGCCATGAACTGGCTGTCCCCTTCGGGCACAAGCCAAGTGGTCCAATAAAGGCAGCAGCCCTTGGTCACTGTCCCTTGCATCCCTTCCTGCGGCACGCCAGGGTCTTG contains:
- the LOC142361544 gene encoding alveolar macrophage chemotactic factor-like, encoding MAAWVALLLGLLLATHSPGDAALLEANGNLSCRCAKTTRVFISPRKYSSVEVRPVGSSCRRLEVVIKLRSLERVCVDPDAPWVKKLLQDLPNLRKKEAPR